One Verrucomicrobiota bacterium genomic window carries:
- a CDS encoding NPCBM/NEW2 domain-containing protein: MKQRLFLLFGSLTILFPHAWKTTGAGAEKTGQMEFTIVGDGRELWRSGPLKPMTSKSFSIAVADVNQLELKSQAATTNLNGTWGLWLEPVLRR; the protein is encoded by the coding sequence ATGAAACAACGTCTTTTTCTCCTTTTTGGGAGTTTGACTATTCTCTTTCCACACGCTTGGAAAACCACCGGTGCGGGCGCGGAAAAAACTGGACAAATGGAATTTACCATCGTTGGCGACGGTCGCGAACTCTGGCGCTCCGGCCCCCTCAAGCCGATGACCAGTAAATCGTTTTCCATCGCCGTGGCAGACGTGAACCAATTGGAACTGAAATCGCAAGCCGCGACCACCAATCTCAACGGTACCTGGGGCTTGTGGCTGGAACCTGTCCTGCGTCGGTAG
- the rho gene encoding transcription termination factor Rho, which produces MDDVAPISRDKIATSLNIADLQAMSMVALNRMAKEIGIENFGTMRKHEVIFHVLQKNAERSGVMFSEGVLEILPEGFGFLRSKSFNYLPCPEDIYVSPSQIRRFNLQTGNLVAGQIRPPKEKEKFFALLKVEAVDGEEPDKAKDKTHFDNLTPLFPEKRFILENAADELSTRVLDLVCPIGKGTRGIIVAPPRTGKTVLMQKLANAILKNNPESYLFILLIDERPEEVTDMERTCKGAEVISSTFDEPPERHVAVAEMVIEKAKRMVEHKKDVVILLDSITRLARAYNTVQPHSGKILSGGVDANALHKPKRFFGAARNIEEGGSLTIMATALVDTGSRMDEVIFEEFKGTGNMEVHLDRHLVDRRIFPSINVELSGTRKEELLYHPDEYSRVVILRRALTGVPPVEAMELLLGKLKKTRSNIEFLLAMAIPH; this is translated from the coding sequence ATGGATGACGTCGCCCCGATAAGCCGCGACAAGATTGCCACCTCCTTGAACATTGCCGATCTTCAAGCCATGAGCATGGTCGCGCTGAACCGCATGGCCAAGGAGATAGGCATCGAAAATTTCGGCACCATGCGCAAGCATGAGGTCATCTTTCACGTCTTGCAAAAGAACGCGGAACGCAGCGGCGTGATGTTCTCCGAGGGCGTGCTGGAAATCCTGCCGGAAGGCTTCGGTTTCTTGCGCTCAAAGAGCTTCAACTACCTGCCTTGCCCTGAGGATATCTACGTTTCCCCGTCGCAAATCCGCCGGTTCAATCTGCAAACCGGCAACTTGGTCGCCGGCCAGATTCGCCCGCCCAAGGAAAAGGAAAAGTTTTTTGCGCTGCTGAAAGTCGAGGCGGTGGACGGCGAAGAGCCGGACAAGGCCAAGGATAAAACGCACTTTGACAACCTCACGCCGTTGTTCCCGGAAAAGCGTTTCATTCTGGAAAACGCCGCAGATGAATTGTCCACGCGCGTGCTGGACTTGGTCTGCCCCATCGGTAAAGGCACTCGTGGCATCATTGTCGCGCCGCCGCGTACCGGCAAAACCGTATTAATGCAGAAGTTGGCCAACGCCATTCTAAAGAACAACCCCGAGTCCTATCTCTTCATTCTCCTGATTGACGAGCGCCCCGAGGAAGTCACGGATATGGAGCGCACTTGCAAAGGCGCGGAAGTCATCAGTTCCACCTTCGATGAACCGCCGGAACGGCACGTCGCCGTCGCCGAGATGGTGATCGAAAAAGCCAAGCGCATGGTCGAACACAAAAAGGACGTGGTCATCCTGTTGGATTCCATCACCCGCCTGGCTCGTGCGTACAACACCGTGCAGCCTCACTCGGGCAAGATTCTCTCCGGCGGTGTGGACGCCAATGCGCTGCACAAACCGAAGCGTTTCTTCGGTGCCGCGCGTAACATTGAGGAAGGTGGGTCACTGACCATCATGGCCACGGCGTTGGTGGATACCGGCTCCCGCATGGATGAAGTCATCTTTGAAGAGTTTAAAGGCACCGGCAACATGGAAGTACACTTGGACCGCCACTTGGTGGATCGCCGCATCTTCCCCTCGATCAACGTTGAACTCTCTGGAACCCGCAAGGAAGAGCTGCTCTATCATCCCGACGAATATTCCCGGGTGGTCATTCTGCGCCGCGCCCTCACCGGTGTGCCGCCTGTGGAAGCCATGGAACTGTTGCTGGGAAAACTAAAGAAAACGCGCAGCAACATCGAGTTTTTGCTCGCAATGGCAATCCCCCACTGA
- the rpiB gene encoding ribose 5-phosphate isomerase B yields the protein MKTILFVCTGNICRSPMAEGICRRLLKGRGEFRVLSAGVGAYDGQPPSDHSVRALKEIGIDISAQRSRALTAELVNQADYIFGMTMSHVDAIMLIYPQAAEKTFLLREFDDALQGYEKEIRDPIGMPFNVYAYCRDEIEQGILSVLKFIEQTSKPMETNLNSTTTIAIGADHGGFILKQSLVEYLQRKGIACRDFGTQSDASTDYPDFAHAVAKAVAGGQARFGVLVCTSGIGMSIAANKVAGVRAALACNADMAAISRTHNDANVLCLGAKSTPADLACQMVDAFLNTPFDGGGRHERRVHKMEWCVSAPELRVSAVDPEIAEVIAHERQRQQQNIELIASENFTSPAVMEAQGSVLTNKYAEGYPKKRWYGGCENVDVAEQLAIDRAKKLFGADHANVQPHSGSGANMGVYFAVLKPGDRMLTMDLSHGGHLTHGNKANFSGKFFEIIHYGVRKDDERIDYNQLADLARLHKPKMITVGASAYPRIIDFARLGEIAREVGALLLADIAHIAGLVATGQHPSPVPHADFVTTTTHKTLRGPRGGLILCKEKYAKEIDSMVFPGIQGGPLMHVIAAKAVCFQEALQPGFKTYQEQIVKNAKAMAEGLKRNGFRLVSGGTDNHLMLMDVGARNLTGKDCQIALDEAGITVNKNTIPFETRSPFQASGVRVGTPAVTTRGMKETEMAAIADMISEVLLDLKNIEAAHKVRERVRELTAKFPLPY from the coding sequence ATGAAGACAATCTTATTTGTATGCACTGGCAATATCTGCCGCAGCCCCATGGCTGAGGGAATTTGCCGCCGCCTATTAAAGGGGCGCGGCGAATTCCGCGTGCTTTCCGCCGGCGTGGGTGCCTACGACGGTCAACCGCCCAGTGACCACTCCGTCCGGGCGTTGAAAGAAATCGGCATTGATATCTCCGCGCAACGCAGCCGGGCGCTGACCGCCGAGTTGGTCAACCAGGCCGACTATATCTTCGGCATGACGATGAGCCACGTGGACGCCATCATGCTGATTTACCCCCAGGCGGCAGAAAAAACCTTCCTGCTCCGCGAATTTGACGATGCCTTGCAGGGCTACGAGAAAGAAATCCGGGACCCGATCGGCATGCCCTTCAATGTGTATGCCTATTGCCGCGACGAGATTGAGCAGGGCATCCTGAGTGTTTTAAAATTCATTGAACAAACCTCCAAACCCATGGAAACGAACTTGAATTCGACAACCACGATTGCAATTGGCGCCGACCACGGCGGCTTCATCCTCAAACAGTCCCTAGTGGAATACCTTCAGCGCAAAGGCATTGCCTGCCGCGATTTCGGCACTCAATCTGATGCGTCCACTGATTATCCCGATTTTGCGCACGCGGTAGCCAAAGCAGTCGCCGGTGGCCAGGCCCGGTTTGGCGTCCTGGTCTGCACCTCCGGCATCGGCATGAGCATTGCCGCCAATAAGGTGGCCGGCGTGCGTGCCGCGCTAGCGTGCAACGCCGACATGGCGGCCATCTCCCGCACTCACAACGACGCGAACGTTCTCTGCCTCGGCGCCAAGAGCACCCCGGCAGACCTTGCTTGCCAGATGGTTGACGCGTTTCTCAACACCCCCTTTGACGGTGGCGGACGCCATGAGCGCCGCGTTCATAAAATGGAATGGTGCGTCTCCGCGCCGGAATTGCGCGTGAGCGCGGTGGACCCGGAAATTGCCGAGGTGATCGCGCATGAGCGCCAACGCCAGCAGCAGAACATCGAACTGATCGCCAGTGAAAACTTCACCAGTCCAGCGGTCATGGAGGCCCAAGGCTCGGTGCTAACGAACAAGTACGCCGAAGGGTATCCGAAGAAACGGTGGTATGGCGGCTGCGAAAACGTGGACGTGGCGGAACAACTGGCGATTGACCGCGCCAAGAAATTGTTCGGAGCGGATCACGCCAATGTGCAACCCCACTCCGGCAGTGGTGCCAACATGGGCGTCTATTTTGCGGTGCTCAAACCGGGGGACCGCATGCTTACCATGGATCTCTCGCACGGCGGGCATCTGACCCACGGCAACAAGGCCAATTTCTCGGGTAAATTCTTTGAGATCATCCATTACGGTGTGCGCAAGGACGACGAACGGATTGATTATAATCAACTGGCCGACCTCGCCCGTCTGCACAAACCCAAAATGATTACTGTGGGCGCCAGCGCGTATCCGCGCATTATTGATTTTGCACGTTTAGGCGAAATCGCACGGGAAGTCGGCGCGCTGCTGCTGGCCGACATTGCGCATATTGCCGGTTTGGTTGCGACGGGTCAGCATCCCAGCCCGGTGCCTCACGCGGATTTTGTCACCACTACCACCCATAAAACGTTACGCGGCCCGCGTGGCGGTTTAATTCTGTGCAAAGAAAAGTACGCCAAGGAAATTGATTCCATGGTGTTCCCCGGCATTCAGGGCGGGCCATTAATGCACGTGATCGCCGCCAAAGCGGTTTGCTTCCAAGAGGCCTTGCAACCTGGTTTCAAAACGTATCAGGAACAAATCGTCAAGAACGCCAAAGCGATGGCGGAGGGACTTAAGCGGAACGGCTTCCGGCTGGTCAGCGGTGGCACGGACAACCACCTGATGTTGATGGATGTGGGCGCACGCAACCTGACCGGTAAAGATTGCCAGATCGCCCTTGATGAAGCGGGTATCACGGTCAACAAAAACACCATTCCATTTGAAACCCGATCCCCCTTCCAAGCCAGTGGCGTCCGCGTCGGCACCCCTGCCGTCACCACCCGCGGAATGAAGGAGACCGAAATGGCGGCCATCGCGGATATGATCTCGGAAGTCCTGCTCGATCTGAAGAATATCGAGGCGGCCCACAAGGTCCGCGAACGTGTCCGCGAATTAACGGCAAAATTTCCCTTGCCGTACTGA
- a CDS encoding S41 family peptidase — protein MKLMNMFAFLLSASLSAHAAAEPSFREVYDLLRTQLKGVTEQQLDQAALAGLLERFKGRVILGTTAPTDTNAPVLPKATVYDSSYAYLRLNRVEAGAAETVIKAWENLATTNRLKGLVLDLRFARGTDFAAAGAVADLFFSDERSLLSWAGENARSHAKTNAIKGPVMILVNQGTMGAPEALAAALRENRTGLILGTNTAGQAAVLQEFKLANGQTIRIASALVQVGEGQPLETRGVRPDILVRISPEEEIAFFQDEFRLPNQPLAAVGNTSTNRTARARINEAELVRMRREGKDPDQEDSAATKIANPAKLVRDPVLARALDLLKGLAIVQPTKP, from the coding sequence ATGAAATTGATGAACATGTTTGCGTTCCTGCTGAGCGCCAGCCTGAGCGCGCACGCGGCGGCCGAACCTTCCTTCCGGGAAGTCTATGACTTGCTGCGCACCCAACTTAAAGGCGTCACGGAGCAGCAGTTGGATCAAGCCGCCTTGGCCGGACTGCTGGAACGCTTCAAAGGCCGGGTCATTCTGGGAACAACCGCCCCCACCGACACCAATGCACCAGTGCTTCCTAAAGCGACAGTGTATGATAGCAGTTATGCCTACCTCCGCCTCAACCGCGTCGAGGCTGGCGCGGCGGAAACTGTTATCAAGGCTTGGGAAAACCTCGCCACCACCAACCGCCTGAAAGGGCTGGTGCTTGATCTCCGGTTTGCGCGCGGCACGGACTTTGCCGCCGCAGGCGCGGTAGCAGATTTATTTTTCTCCGACGAACGTTCCCTGCTCTCCTGGGCGGGAGAAAACGCGCGTTCCCATGCCAAAACCAACGCGATCAAGGGACCCGTGATGATTCTGGTAAACCAGGGAACCATGGGCGCTCCGGAGGCGCTCGCAGCGGCATTGCGCGAAAACCGGACCGGCCTGATCCTGGGCACCAACACCGCCGGACAGGCTGCCGTGTTACAAGAGTTCAAACTGGCCAACGGACAAACGATCCGCATTGCCAGCGCGCTGGTCCAGGTAGGTGAAGGCCAACCCTTGGAAACGCGAGGCGTCCGGCCCGACATTTTGGTGAGAATCAGCCCGGAAGAGGAAATCGCCTTTTTCCAAGATGAATTTCGCCTGCCCAATCAACCGCTGGCAGCAGTCGGCAACACGTCCACCAACCGGACCGCTCGCGCCCGTATTAACGAGGCCGAACTGGTGCGGATGCGCCGGGAAGGCAAGGACCCGGATCAGGAAGACAGCGCGGCAACCAAAATCGCCAACCCCGCCAAGCTGGTGCGCGACCCCGTGCTGGCGCGCGCACTGGACCTTTTGAAAGGGCTGGCCATCGTGCAACCAACCAAACCATAA
- the purD gene encoding phosphoribosylamine--glycine ligase: MKILVIGSGGREHALVWKLARSPHPTQLWCAPGNAGIGQERLAGNQSLVECVPLSAEDLPRLLAFAQEKHVALTVVGPDNPLAMGIVDLFQQHGLRIWGPNQKAAQFESSKVFSQEFMQRHGIPTARAGTFTDPLEASRFAAELGGKCAVKADGLALGKGVLICKDMAQADQAIEEILVKQTFGTAGRQVVIQEFLTGIEVSLHALCDGQCAQLFPTAQDHKRALDGDQGLNTGGMGTYSPTPFLGPGDLIKVAKKIMEPWLKGCQAEGIDYRGILYPGLMLTADGPKVLEYNARFGDPETQVYLPRLENDLVELMEACLDGTLRKIELKWSPMSAVCVVMASGGYPGSYAKGKPIAGLDTAARLPNTKVFHAGTGRAGDQIVTQGGRVLGVTAWAKDLRSAQSAAYAAVETIQFEGAQFRRDIASKAMKGV; this comes from the coding sequence ATGAAGATATTGGTCATCGGCTCTGGCGGACGCGAACACGCGTTGGTTTGGAAACTGGCCCGGTCGCCGCACCCCACGCAACTGTGGTGTGCGCCCGGAAATGCCGGTATTGGGCAGGAACGCCTGGCCGGCAACCAGTCGCTGGTGGAATGCGTGCCGTTAAGCGCTGAGGATTTGCCACGGCTGCTGGCGTTCGCCCAGGAAAAACACGTGGCGCTCACCGTCGTCGGGCCGGATAACCCGTTGGCCATGGGGATCGTGGACCTCTTCCAGCAACATGGTTTGCGCATCTGGGGTCCCAACCAAAAAGCCGCCCAATTCGAGTCATCCAAGGTGTTTTCCCAGGAGTTCATGCAGCGCCACGGCATTCCCACCGCCCGCGCCGGCACATTCACCGACCCGCTTGAGGCATCGCGGTTCGCCGCTGAACTGGGCGGCAAGTGCGCCGTCAAAGCCGACGGCCTCGCGCTGGGAAAAGGCGTGTTGATCTGTAAAGATATGGCGCAAGCCGATCAAGCCATCGAGGAAATCTTGGTCAAACAAACCTTCGGCACCGCCGGACGCCAAGTGGTCATTCAAGAGTTTTTGACCGGTATCGAGGTCTCCCTGCACGCCCTCTGCGACGGCCAATGCGCGCAATTGTTCCCAACCGCGCAAGACCATAAGCGCGCACTGGATGGCGACCAAGGGCTGAATACTGGCGGGATGGGCACATATTCCCCTACCCCGTTCCTGGGACCGGGAGATCTAATCAAGGTCGCCAAAAAAATCATGGAGCCATGGCTCAAAGGTTGCCAGGCGGAAGGCATTGATTATCGTGGTATCCTGTATCCAGGGCTAATGCTGACTGCTGACGGCCCCAAAGTGCTCGAATACAACGCCCGCTTTGGCGATCCAGAAACCCAAGTGTACCTGCCGCGCCTGGAAAATGACTTGGTAGAACTAATGGAAGCCTGCCTGGACGGCACCTTGCGCAAAATCGAGCTTAAATGGAGCCCCATGTCGGCCGTGTGCGTGGTGATGGCCTCCGGCGGTTACCCCGGCAGCTACGCCAAAGGCAAACCAATTGCCGGTTTGGACACCGCCGCCCGGCTGCCAAACACGAAAGTATTCCATGCCGGCACCGGACGGGCGGGCGATCAAATCGTCACCCAAGGCGGACGCGTCCTTGGCGTGACCGCCTGGGCGAAAGACCTGCGAAGCGCCCAGTCGGCAGCCTATGCAGCGGTGGAAACCATCCAGTTTGAAGGGGCACAATTTCGTCGCGACATCGCGTCGAAGGCCATGAAAGGGGTATGA